In Oncorhynchus gorbuscha isolate QuinsamMale2020 ecotype Even-year linkage group LG02, OgorEven_v1.0, whole genome shotgun sequence, a single genomic region encodes these proteins:
- the si:dkey-30c15.13 gene encoding transmembrane protein 253 isoform X1 translates to MTQNMFQEGLYHVFFKDRTSGHPLTVTTNQEEFKDVRIGRWFGTVVNTRLLVTGVLQVFGALASILTTVTYACVSFNCSVSLTTPVWSGLFYLATGGLAMEVQRKPNKLNVTTLIGLNIFSLLLGCCALLAYSLITSQAKALYTDQQRAGVYIAKGSSIMFTVQCLLASVYTLFLSWRGLRRYSGPHTQTYNRLAQARINAHKCQHTHTHTHTHSQQHIHIYKH, encoded by the exons ATGACTCAGAACATGTTCCAAGAGGGGCTGTACCATGTCTTTTTTAAGGACCGCACCTCAGGCCACCCACTCACCGTAACCACCAATCAGGAAGAATTTAAAGATGTGCGGATTGGACGCTGGTTTGGGACAGTCGTTAACACCCGCCTCCTTGTCACTGGG gTTTTGCAGGTCTTTGGTGCCCTGGCCTCCATTCTAACCACAGTAACCTACGCCTGCGTGAGCTTCAACTGTTCCGTCTCCTTGACTACACCAGTCTGGTCCGGCCTGTTT TATCTGGCCACTGGAGGGCTGGCAATGGAAGTTCAGAGGAAACCCAACAAACTCAAT GTGACCACACTGATAGGCCTGAACATCTTCAGCCTACTGCTGGGGTGCTGTGCTCTGCTGGCCTACAGCCTCATCACTTCACAGGCTAAAGCACTCTACACAGACCAACAG CGTGCGGGTGTGTACATAGCGAAGGGCAGCTCTATCATGTTCACAGTACAGTGTCTGCTGGCCTCTGTCTACACTCTCTTCCTGTCCTGGAGAGGTCTACGACGGTACAGCGGCCCCCACACTCAGACCTACAATCGTCTAGCACAGGCAAGAATAAATGCACACAAATgccagcacacgcacacacacacacacacacactcacagcaacatatacacatatacaaacACTAG
- the si:dkey-30c15.13 gene encoding transmembrane protein 253 isoform X2, whose amino-acid sequence MTQNMFQEGLYHVFFKDRTSGHPLTVTTNQEEFKDVRIGRWFGTVVNTRLLVTGVLQVFGALASILTTVTYACVSFNCSVSLTTPVWSGLFYLATGGLAMEVQRKPNKLNVTTLIGLNIFSLLLGCCALLAYSLITSQAKALYTDQQRAGVYIAKGSSIMFTVQCLLASVYTLFLSWRGLRRYSGPHTQTYNRLAQGPDEDTNEPLMETGEFSL is encoded by the exons ATGACTCAGAACATGTTCCAAGAGGGGCTGTACCATGTCTTTTTTAAGGACCGCACCTCAGGCCACCCACTCACCGTAACCACCAATCAGGAAGAATTTAAAGATGTGCGGATTGGACGCTGGTTTGGGACAGTCGTTAACACCCGCCTCCTTGTCACTGGG gTTTTGCAGGTCTTTGGTGCCCTGGCCTCCATTCTAACCACAGTAACCTACGCCTGCGTGAGCTTCAACTGTTCCGTCTCCTTGACTACACCAGTCTGGTCCGGCCTGTTT TATCTGGCCACTGGAGGGCTGGCAATGGAAGTTCAGAGGAAACCCAACAAACTCAAT GTGACCACACTGATAGGCCTGAACATCTTCAGCCTACTGCTGGGGTGCTGTGCTCTGCTGGCCTACAGCCTCATCACTTCACAGGCTAAAGCACTCTACACAGACCAACAG CGTGCGGGTGTGTACATAGCGAAGGGCAGCTCTATCATGTTCACAGTACAGTGTCTGCTGGCCTCTGTCTACACTCTCTTCCTGTCCTGGAGAGGTCTACGACGGTACAGCGGCCCCCACACTCAGACCTACAATCGTCTAGCACAG GGCCCAGATGAGGACACTAATGAGCCCCTAATGGAAACAGGAGAATTCAGCCTTTAA
- the LOC124001247 gene encoding NACHT, LRR and PYD domains-containing protein 12-like has protein sequence MAESAGLLSDDAQFVDKHMAELIQRVIIVMPIADDLLQRSLIHKEVYSNIHATRTSQEQMRLLYEALHSGGVKVKSAFYRILLKQQTQLVQDLGEPSAVHVSTTLNSKVKDGDIEMCQTELKSYLKRTFERIFPGIATQGRPTLLNKIYTELFITEGGSGEVDKEHEVMKIEAVLRRPATQEIPINCNDIFKPLPGQDMTIRTVLTKGVAGIGKTVSVQKFIMDWVDREANHDIQFIFPIPFRELNLMKEKTLSLIDLLHDFFDVIKESGLSNFKKVKVLFIFDGLDECQLPLNFNRNEICCNVTKSITVDVLLTNLIKGNLLPSALLWITSRPAATSRIPPECVDQVTEVRGFRDEQKEKYFKKTVSDGKLAERIIAHIKSSRSLDIMCHIPVFCWISATVLGKMMSKAESGDLPKTLTQMFLQFLIFQTIQTMRKYHEDPDTDLHWDKEIILKLGKLAFEHLEKGNLIFSGKDLTEFGIDIKQASLCSGVFTQILREECMYQEVVYSFVHLSLQEFIAALYVFLSFEDNNEDVITPQLPSSSTAIVLYEEIRPDNIYKSAVDKALKSQNGHLDLFLRFLLGLSLKSNQTLLRGLLTQTEGSSQSNKGTVDFIKDRIRKNPSPERCINLFHCLNELNDNSLVEEIQIYLKSGGVSKVELSYSHWSALAFVMLSSDEELDVFELNKFVRSDEGVMRLLPVIKASKTALMNSCNITWRCCENLALSFGSCTSSLRKLDLSYNGLTDSGVELLCFGLGNPLCKLETLKLSGCKVQEEGCASLASALRSNPSHLRELDLSYNNQGDSGVKQLSAALEVPDCKLETLSLIECSLTGTCCDALASALCSSSSSLRKLDLSRNDLHSIGLELLSAGLRSTNCKLETLRLSNCKVEEKGCAFLASALWSNPSHLRELDLSYNHNLQDAGVANLSAALGNPLCNLESLRLDTCEVTEEGFSSLASALKSNPSHLRQLDLSSNKAGNTGAKLLSAALEHPGCELLKLRLSFCSVLGDGCCSLVSALRSNPSHLRQLDLSNNLLGDSGAKLLSALLEDPHCEIKTLRLTDCYISEEAFVSLASALISNPSHLRELDLTRNFGGDSGVKLLCAGLKDPCCKLEKLSLFCCNLSWECCEAMAAALRSTSSLRELDLSHNYLGNSGVTMLSAGLGNPHCKLMILRLCNCGMTEEGCASLATKLRLNPSHLKDLDLSSNSPGDPGMNLLFAALVDPCCKLEILTLDNCNLTENCCAALATALSSNTCSLKNLNLSDNNLYDSGVQLLSAGLKNTQCKLETLKVANCKFKEDGCVALASALSSNPFHLTELDLNQNRYGRGKALLKALQKDPHCKLEKVGLVPM, from the exons ATGGCTGAGTCTGCAGGCTTACTTTCAGATG ATGCCCAGTTTGTGGATAAGCATATGGCTGAGCTCATTCAGAGGGTTATCATAGTGATGCCCATAGCAGATGACCTACTCCAGAGGAGCCTGATCCATAAGGAGGTGTACTCTAATATCCATGCTACCAGGACCAGCCAGGAACAAATGAGACTGCTGTATGAGGCCCTGCATTCAGGAGGGGTAAAGGTGAAATCAGCCTTTTACAGGATTCTACTGAAACAACAAACTCAATTAGTCCAAGATCTAG GTGAACCCTCTGCAGTCCATGTCAGCACAACTCTGAATTCTAAAGTCAAAG ATGGGGATATTGAAATGTGCCAAACAGAATTGAAATCGTACCTGAAGAGAACATTTGAAAGAATATTTCCAGGAATAGCTACACAAGGACGTCCTACACTCCTAAATAAGATCTACACAGAGCTCTTCATCACAGAGGGTGGAAGTGGTGAGGTCGATAAAGAACATGAGGTGATGAAAATTGAGGCAGTATTAAGGAGACCAGCGACACAAGAGATACCAATCAACTGCAACGACATCTTTAAACCCTTACctggacaggacatgactatcaGAACTGTGCTCACAAAGGGAGTCGCTGGCATTGGAAAGACCGTCTCAGTGCAGAAATTCATTATGGACTGGGTTGATAGAGAAGCTAATCACGATATACAGTTCATATTTCCAATTCCTTTTCGGGAGCTGAATTTGATGAAGGAAAAGACACTCAGTTTGATTGACCTACTCCATGATTTCTTCGATGTCATCAAAGAATCGGGACTTTCCAACTTTAAAAAAGTCAAAGTGTTGTTTATCTTTGATGGGTTAGATGAGTGCCAACTTCCTCTGAATTTCAACAGAAATGAGATCTGCTGTAATGTCACAAAGTCAATCACAGTGGATGTACTTCTGACAAACCTCATAAAGGGGAACCTGCTTCCTTCTGCTCTTCTCTGGATAACTTCACGACCAGCAGCTACCAGTCGGATCCCTCCTGAGTGTGTTGACCAGGTGACTGAGGTACGAGGGTTTAGGGATGAACAGAAGGAGAAATACTTCAAGAAGACAGTCAGTGATGGGAAACTAGCTGAAAGAATCATCGCACATATAAAGTCATCAAGGAGCCTCGACATCATGTGCCacataccagtgttctgttggatCTCAGCCACTGTTCTAGGGAAAATGATGAGTAAAGCAGAAAGTGGAGACTTGCCCAAGACTCTGACACAAATGTTCTTACAGTTTCTGATCTTTCAGACAATACAGACAATGAGGAAGTATCATGAAGACCCCGACACAGATCTCCACTGGGATAAAGAGATCATTCTGAAACTTGGAAAACTGGCCTTTGAACATCTTGAGAAAGGCAACCTGATCTTCTCTGGGAAAGATCTGACAGAGTTTGGCATTGACATCAAACAAGCTTCTTTGTGCTCAGGAGTGTTCACACAGATCTTAAGAGAAGAGTGTATGTACCAGGAAGTGGTCTACAGCTTTGTCCATCTGAGCCTTCAGGAGTTCATTGCTGCTTTGTATGTGTTTCTTTCATTTGAAGACAACAATGAGGATGTTATAACACCCCAACTACCATCCTCCTCGACTGCAATTGTCTTGTATGAAGAAATTCGTCCTGACAACATCTACAAGAGCGCAGTGGATAAGGCCTTAAAGAGTCAGAATGGACACCTGGACCTGTTCCTGCGCTTCCTTCTTGGCCTCTCACTGAAGTCCAACCAGACACTCCTTCGAGGCCTACTGACACAGACAGAAGGGAGCTCACAGAGCAACAAGGGCACAGTCGACTTCATTAAGGACAGGATCAGGAAAAATCCCTCTCCAGAGAGGTGCATCAACCTCTTTCACTGTCTGAATGAGCTGAACGACAATTCTCTGGTGGAGGAAATCCAAATCTACTTGAAGTCAGGAGGTGTTTCGAAGGTTGAACTCTCATATTCTCATTGGTCTGCTCTGGCCTTTGTTATGTTGTCCTCAGACGAGGAGCTGGATGTATTTGAACTGAATAAATTTGTCAGATCAGACGAAGGCGTTATGAGGCTGTTGCCAGTGATCAAAGCCTCTAAAACGGCTCT GATGAATTCTTGCAATATCACTTGGAGATGTTGTGAGAATCTGGCCTTATCTTTCGGATCATGTACCTCAAGTTTGAGAAAGCTGGACCTGAGTTACAATGGCCTGACTGATTCAGGGGTGGAGCTGCTCTGTTTTGGACTGGGCAATCCACTCTGTAAATTGGAAACACTGAA GCTGTCAGGCTGTAAAGTCCaagaggaaggctgtgcttctcttgcttcagctctgaggtcaaacccatcacacctgagagagctggatctgAGTTACAATAACCAAGGAGATTCAGGAGTGAAGCAGCTCTCTGCTGCACTGGAGGTTCCAGACTGTAAACTGGAGACACTGAG TCTGATTGAGTGCAGCCTAACTGGGACATGTTGTGATGCCCTGGCCTCAGCTCTGTGCTCAAGCTCTTCAAGTCTGAGAAAGTTGGATCTTAGTCGCAATGACCTGCACAGTATTGGGCTGGagctgctctctgctggactgaGGAGCACCAATTGTAAACTAGAAACGCTGAG GCTGTCAAACTGTAAAGTCGAAGAGAAAGGCTGTGCTTTTCTGGCTTCAGCTCTGTggtcaaacccctcacacctgagGGAACTGGACTTGAGCTACAATCATAACCTGCAGGATGCAGGAGTGGCCAATCTTTCTGCTGCACTGGGGAATCCACTTTGTAATCTGGAGTCACTGAG GCTTGATACCTGTGAAGTCACAGAAGAAGGCTTTTCTTCCCTAGCCTCTGCTCTGAAGTCCAACCCTTCACACCTGAGACAGCTGGACCTGAGCAGCAATAAAGCAGGAAACACAGGAGCAAAGCTGCTCTCTGCTGCACTGGAACATCCAGGTTGTGAACTATTGAAATTGAG GCTGTCATTCTGTAGTGTCCTGGGGGACGGTTGCTGTTCCCTAGTttcagctctgaggtcaaacccctcacacctgagaCAGCTGGACCTGAGTAACAATTTGCTAGGAGACTCAGGAGCGAAGTTGCTCTCTGCTTTATTGGAGGACCCACACTGTGAAATCAAGACACTGAG GCTTACAGACTGTTACATTTCAGAGGAAGCATTTGTTTCTCTGGCTTCAGCCCTGATATCAAACCCCtctcacctgagagagctggacctgaCCAGGAATTTTGGAGGAGACTCAGGAGTGAAGCTGCTCTGTGCTGGACTGAAGGATCCATGCTGTAAACTGGAGAAACTGAG CCTGTTTTGTTGTAATCTGAGTTGGGAATGCTGTGAGGCAATGGCAGCAGCTCTCCGCTCAACCTCAAGTctgagagagctggacctgagtCACAATTATCTGGGGAATTCAGGAGTGACAATGCTCTCTGCAGGATTGGGCAATCCTCACTGTAAACTGATGATTCTGAG GCTCTGTAATTGTGGTATgacagaggaaggctgtgcttctctggcCACAAAGCTGAGGTTAAATCCCTCTCACCTGAAAGATCTGGACCTGAGTTCCAATTCTCCAGGAGACCCAGGAATGAATCTGCTCTTTGCTGCGCTAGTGGATCCCTGTTGTAAACTGGAGATTTTGAC TCTGGATAACTGTAACCTCACTGAGAATTGCTGTGCAGCACTGGCCACTGCTCTCAGCTCAAACACCTGTAGTCTGAAAAACCTGAACCTGAGTGACAACAACCTATATGATTCAGGAGTACAGCTACTCTCAGCTGGATTGAAGAATACACAGTGTAAACTGGAGACACTGAA GGTAGCAAACTGTAAGTTCAAAGAGGATGGCTGTGTTGCTCTGGCCTCAGCTTTAAGCTCCAACCccttccacctgacagagctcgATCTGAACCAGAACCGGTATGGGCGTGGAAAAGCCCTGCTCAAAGCATTGCAGAAGGATCCACACTGTAAACTAGAGAAAGTGGG ATTGGTCCCAATGTGA